Proteins encoded in a region of the Chryseobacterium piperi genome:
- a CDS encoding MFS transporter, translating into MGKNNSGTRSIPLIFWISTLYFAMGVPFVTINAVSGIMYKDMGVSDSKIAFWTALILFSWTIKPLWSPFLEIYKTKKFFVVATQFAIGILFALIAFSLPLPGFFKYSIALFAVVAFCGATHDIAADGTYINFLTNKEQAKYIGWQGAFYNLAKIISSGVLVYFAGVLEKTQGITKAWMIIMGVYALLFFILGVYHYSVLPKENNREKQKNAKTTGNIRKELVEVITSFFTKKKILWSVLFIILYRFAEGFAIKIAPLFFKASRTSGGLGLSTSDIGLIYGTYGSAAFILGSVLAGYFISARGLKRSLIWLCCAFNIPFVVYALLAHYQPDTLLPVSIAVVVEYFGYGFGFVGLMLYMMQQIAPGKHKTAHYAFATGIMNLGVMIPGMFSGMISDWIGYKMFFIWVLIATIPAFVVTLIAPFPHTEKQEEH; encoded by the coding sequence ATGGGAAAAAACAATTCCGGAACTCGTTCAATACCACTTATCTTCTGGATTTCAACATTGTATTTTGCAATGGGGGTACCCTTTGTCACGATTAATGCAGTTTCCGGGATTATGTATAAAGACATGGGAGTTTCGGATTCTAAGATTGCTTTCTGGACAGCCCTTATTCTATTTTCCTGGACTATAAAACCCCTTTGGAGTCCTTTTTTGGAGATTTATAAAACCAAAAAGTTTTTTGTTGTTGCCACTCAGTTTGCCATTGGGATTTTGTTTGCATTAATTGCATTCAGCCTGCCTTTGCCTGGATTTTTCAAATACAGCATCGCGCTTTTTGCAGTTGTTGCATTTTGTGGAGCAACTCATGATATTGCAGCAGACGGAACTTATATCAATTTTTTGACAAATAAGGAACAGGCAAAATATATTGGATGGCAGGGAGCCTTTTATAATCTGGCAAAAATTATTAGCAGTGGAGTTCTGGTTTATTTTGCAGGAGTACTTGAAAAAACACAAGGGATTACTAAAGCCTGGATGATCATTATGGGAGTCTATGCGCTTTTATTCTTTATCTTGGGTGTTTATCATTACTCTGTTTTACCAAAAGAAAATAATAGGGAAAAGCAGAAAAATGCGAAGACTACAGGAAATATCCGTAAAGAACTTGTGGAGGTAATCACCTCATTTTTTACAAAAAAGAAGATTCTCTGGTCCGTGCTCTTTATTATTTTGTATCGTTTTGCAGAAGGGTTTGCTATCAAGATAGCACCCTTGTTTTTCAAAGCTTCGAGAACTTCAGGAGGTTTGGGGTTATCTACATCGGATATTGGGCTTATTTATGGAACCTACGGCTCTGCAGCCTTTATTTTAGGATCTGTTTTAGCAGGATATTTTATTTCTGCCCGGGGATTAAAAAGATCGTTAATCTGGTTATGCTGCGCTTTTAATATTCCATTTGTAGTATATGCTTTATTAGCTCATTATCAGCCGGATACTCTTCTTCCTGTAAGCATTGCAGTGGTCGTTGAATATTTTGGCTATGGGTTTGGTTTTGTAGGGCTGATGCTGTATATGATGCAGCAGATAGCACCGGGAAAACATAAAACAGCACATTATGCATTTGCAACAGGCATTATGAACCTTGGTGTGATGATTCCTGGAATGTTCAGTGGGATGATCAGTGACTGGATAGGATACAAAATGTTTTTTATCTGGGTTCTCATTGCGACCATACCGGCATTTGTGGTTACGTTGATAGCTCCTTTTCCACATACTGAAAAGCAAGAAGAACACTAA
- a CDS encoding glycoside hydrolase family 125 protein, whose translation MERRKFIKTSALAGAGLLFAQNAFAKGLSVEEFPVVRVPKDKRHFTSESVESAISAFKKKVKNKELTWLFENCFPNTLDTTVFYTENNGTPDTYVITGDIDAMWLRDSSAQVFPYLQFSKNDEKLHKLISGVIHKQTQFILKDPYANAFYNDDQKISKWKEYDHTDMKPGIHERKWEIDSLCYPIRLAYHFWKTTGDTQPFDQNWLQGIKLTLQTFIEQQRKKDLGPYKFERTTAWATDGIPMGGYGYPTKPVGLINSMFRPSDDATIYAFLIPSNLFAVVSLRQAAEMVSQIKNEKALAQQLNSLADEVEAAIKKYGIYDHPEYGKIYAFETNGFGSYNLMDDANCPSLLGLPYLDAVKEDDPVYLNTRKYVWSKDNPFFFQGKLAEGIGGPHIGLDMIWPMSIIMKALTTKDKGEIRWCIQTLQKTHGGTGFMHESFHKDDDKKFTRAWFAWSNTLFGELLWKTFKENPELLA comes from the coding sequence ATGGAAAGGAGAAAATTTATTAAAACAAGTGCACTGGCAGGAGCCGGATTATTATTTGCGCAAAATGCTTTTGCAAAAGGATTAAGCGTAGAAGAATTCCCTGTTGTCCGTGTTCCTAAAGATAAAAGACATTTTACCAGCGAATCGGTAGAAAGTGCAATCTCGGCTTTCAAAAAGAAAGTGAAGAACAAAGAACTGACATGGCTTTTTGAAAACTGCTTTCCCAACACATTAGATACAACGGTTTTCTATACAGAAAATAACGGAACACCTGATACGTACGTTATTACCGGAGATATCGATGCCATGTGGCTTCGTGATAGCTCTGCCCAGGTTTTTCCTTATCTTCAGTTTTCAAAAAATGATGAAAAGCTGCATAAACTTATTTCCGGGGTCATTCACAAGCAGACACAATTTATTTTAAAAGATCCTTATGCTAATGCATTCTATAATGATGATCAAAAAATAAGTAAATGGAAAGAATATGATCACACCGATATGAAGCCGGGGATCCATGAAAGAAAGTGGGAAATAGACTCATTGTGTTATCCAATTCGTCTGGCTTATCATTTCTGGAAGACAACCGGAGATACCCAACCTTTTGATCAAAATTGGTTACAGGGAATTAAACTGACTTTACAGACATTTATAGAACAACAGAGAAAAAAGGATTTAGGACCATATAAATTCGAACGTACAACAGCCTGGGCTACTGATGGAATTCCAATGGGTGGATATGGTTATCCAACAAAACCTGTTGGATTGATCAATTCGATGTTCCGTCCTAGTGATGATGCTACGATTTATGCCTTTCTTATTCCTTCCAATTTATTTGCTGTGGTAAGCTTACGCCAGGCAGCAGAAATGGTATCCCAGATAAAAAATGAAAAAGCTTTAGCTCAACAATTAAATAGTCTGGCCGATGAGGTGGAGGCTGCCATCAAAAAATATGGAATTTATGATCATCCGGAATATGGAAAAATATATGCCTTTGAAACCAATGGTTTTGGAAGCTATAATCTGATGGATGATGCCAATTGCCCGAGTTTGTTAGGGCTGCCTTATCTTGATGCGGTAAAAGAAGACGATCCGGTATACCTGAATACCAGAAAATATGTGTGGTCGAAAGATAATCCATTCTTTTTCCAGGGAAAACTGGCAGAAGGGATTGGAGGGCCACATATTGGTCTTGATATGATCTGGCCGATGAGTATTATTATGAAAGCACTTACCACAAAAGATAAAGGCGAGATCAGATGGTGTATACAAACATTACAAAAAACGCATGGCGGAACCGGATTTATGCATGAGTCTTTCCATAAAGATGATGATAAAAAATTTACAAGAGCGTGGTTTGCGTGGTCTAATACCCTGTTTGGGGAGTTATTGTGGAAAACCTTTAAAGAGAATCCTGAGTTACTGGCGTAG
- a CDS encoding GH92 family glycosyl hydrolase, producing the protein MKKELLIYFLITLLSQTGNAQQRKNDILSWVDPFIGTGGHGHTFPGATTPFGMIQLSPDQNTKSGDWDWCSGYHYSSKTIMGFSHNHLSGTGWADLGDILVMPTTGKIKMVPGTEENPESGYRSKFSHERETASPGYYSVMLDSYGIKAELTASPRVGFHKYTFPKSEESNIIIDPTNKIFGNIYHTLVSIEGNNKIKGYCYSNGWGGKRFAYFVMEFSKPFKSSGVYSEGKIKENEKFALAKDAKAFVRFSTQENESIEVKVSLSPVSTEGAQENFDAEAKNVDFAKAKETAQTTWRDLISRFDITGGTDDQRKIFYTGVYHTFIAPNLYMDVNGDYVAAEENMNTKWFTNYSTYSYWDGFRATHPLLTIMDQKHTKEFANSLISRYTDRKDHMPIWELCGYDNFCMLGYHSVSVIWDAISKGVPGIDSEKAFAAMKDASLTDKMSSSDGGGGLNDYIKLGYTPSENGASVSATLEYAYDDWCIQQLAEKLGKKEDAEVYKKRSMNFLNTFNKENNHFWPRQKNGQFLADFPLNDWKKLQPHWVSGNIWAYDFFVPHQIDEMITLYGGKKGFEQKLDKTFTEELKMVGEQHVDISGFIGSLGFGDEPGHHVPYLYNYADAPYKTQKMVKYIRDHMYAAKPDGIVNNEDCGQMSAWYIFSSLGFYPVTPGKAVYAIGAPQFPKASLKLENGKTFTVIADKISDKNIYVQKMFLNGKEFKSWELNHNDIMNGGELKFVMGNKPVK; encoded by the coding sequence ATGAAAAAAGAACTGCTTATCTATTTTTTAATCACGCTGCTTTCTCAAACCGGAAATGCTCAACAACGAAAGAATGATATTCTTTCATGGGTAGATCCGTTTATTGGGACTGGTGGGCATGGTCATACCTTTCCGGGAGCAACTACACCCTTCGGGATGATACAGCTGAGTCCTGATCAGAATACGAAAAGTGGTGACTGGGACTGGTGCTCAGGTTATCATTACAGTAGCAAAACCATTATGGGGTTCAGTCATAATCATCTGAGTGGAACAGGATGGGCAGATCTTGGAGATATTTTGGTAATGCCTACCACCGGAAAAATAAAAATGGTTCCCGGAACAGAAGAAAATCCTGAAAGTGGGTATCGTTCTAAATTCAGTCATGAAAGAGAAACTGCATCTCCCGGCTATTATTCTGTGATGCTGGACAGTTATGGGATTAAAGCTGAGCTGACAGCCTCTCCAAGAGTGGGTTTTCATAAATACACATTTCCAAAGAGTGAGGAGTCTAATATCATCATTGACCCCACCAATAAAATCTTCGGAAATATTTATCATACGCTGGTAAGTATTGAGGGCAATAATAAGATCAAAGGTTATTGTTACAGTAACGGCTGGGGAGGTAAAAGGTTTGCTTATTTCGTTATGGAATTTTCAAAGCCATTTAAATCCTCCGGAGTATATTCAGAAGGAAAAATAAAAGAGAATGAAAAATTTGCTCTTGCTAAAGATGCCAAAGCATTTGTAAGATTTTCCACACAGGAAAATGAAAGCATTGAAGTAAAGGTTTCCTTATCTCCGGTAAGTACGGAAGGGGCCCAGGAGAATTTTGATGCAGAGGCGAAAAATGTAGACTTCGCGAAAGCTAAAGAAACAGCACAAACTACCTGGAGAGATCTTATCAGCAGATTTGATATTACAGGAGGAACAGATGACCAAAGAAAAATTTTCTATACAGGCGTTTATCATACGTTTATCGCACCCAATCTTTATATGGATGTGAATGGAGATTATGTTGCTGCGGAAGAAAATATGAATACGAAGTGGTTCACGAATTATAGTACCTATTCTTATTGGGATGGTTTCCGTGCGACACATCCGTTACTGACCATTATGGATCAGAAACACACGAAGGAATTTGCAAATTCTCTGATCAGCAGATATACAGACCGTAAGGATCATATGCCCATCTGGGAACTTTGTGGCTATGATAATTTTTGTATGCTAGGCTATCACAGTGTATCCGTAATTTGGGATGCTATTTCCAAGGGTGTTCCGGGAATTGACTCTGAAAAGGCATTTGCTGCCATGAAAGATGCTTCGCTAACAGATAAAATGAGTAGTAGTGATGGCGGCGGAGGCCTGAATGATTACATCAAACTGGGCTATACCCCATCGGAAAATGGTGCTTCTGTTTCGGCAACCCTTGAATATGCTTATGATGATTGGTGTATCCAGCAGCTTGCCGAAAAATTAGGTAAGAAAGAAGATGCGGAAGTCTATAAGAAACGATCTATGAATTTCCTCAATACATTTAATAAAGAAAATAACCACTTCTGGCCAAGGCAGAAAAACGGGCAATTCCTGGCAGATTTTCCTTTAAATGACTGGAAAAAACTACAGCCACACTGGGTATCAGGAAATATTTGGGCATACGACTTCTTTGTTCCGCATCAGATTGATGAGATGATTACACTGTACGGAGGAAAGAAAGGATTTGAGCAAAAATTAGATAAAACATTTACCGAAGAACTTAAAATGGTGGGAGAGCAGCATGTTGATATTTCCGGATTCATTGGATCTTTAGGATTTGGTGATGAGCCGGGGCACCACGTTCCTTATCTGTATAATTATGCCGATGCTCCTTATAAAACCCAGAAAATGGTCAAATACATCCGTGATCATATGTACGCAGCAAAACCTGACGGAATTGTGAACAATGAAGATTGTGGACAGATGTCAGCCTGGTATATTTTCTCCTCTTTAGGATTTTACCCGGTTACCCCAGGAAAAGCGGTTTATGCGATTGGTGCGCCTCAATTTCCAAAAGCTTCTTTAAAGCTTGAAAATGGAAAAACATTCACGGTGATTGCAGACAAAATATCTGATAAAAATATATACGTTCAGAAAATGTTTTTGAATGGCAAAGAATTCAAAAGCTGGGAATTGAACCACAATGATATCATGAACGGAGGAGAATTAAAATTTGTCATGGGAAATAAACCCGTAAAATAG
- a CDS encoding glycoside hydrolase family 130 protein — protein sequence MTPQSAVIPWQDRPANSHDIMWRFSENPIIDRYAIPTSNSIFNSAVVPFEDGFAGVFRCDNKAVQMNIFAGFSKDGIHWDIHHDPIEMKAGNTEMIESDYKYDPRVAFIEDRYWITWCNGYHGPTIGIGYTFDFKEFFQCENAFLPFNRNGVLFPEKINGKYAMLSRPSDNGHTPFGDIYISYSPDMKYWGEHRCVMKVTPFEDSAWQCTKIGGGPVPIKTDEGWLLFYHGVINTCRGFRYSMGAALLDLEDPTKVLFRTKSYLLAPAEVYELTGDVPNVVFPCAALSEGDKVTVYYGAADTVVSMAFGYISEIIDFMKNNSI from the coding sequence ATGACACCTCAATCAGCAGTGATCCCTTGGCAGGATCGTCCGGCGAATAGCCACGATATTATGTGGCGTTTTTCCGAAAACCCAATTATCGACAGATATGCGATACCTACATCAAACAGCATATTCAATAGTGCGGTAGTTCCTTTTGAAGATGGCTTTGCGGGCGTTTTCAGATGTGATAACAAAGCCGTGCAGATGAATATTTTTGCAGGTTTCAGCAAGGATGGTATTCATTGGGATATCCACCACGATCCTATTGAAATGAAAGCGGGAAATACGGAAATGATCGAATCTGATTATAAATATGACCCTCGTGTTGCATTCATTGAAGATCGTTACTGGATTACCTGGTGTAATGGTTATCATGGTCCTACTATTGGGATTGGTTATACGTTTGACTTCAAAGAATTTTTTCAGTGTGAAAATGCTTTTTTACCTTTTAACAGAAACGGAGTCCTTTTTCCTGAAAAAATTAACGGGAAATATGCCATGTTGAGCAGACCGAGTGATAACGGACATACGCCGTTTGGAGACATTTATATCAGCTACAGTCCTGACATGAAATATTGGGGCGAACACCGTTGTGTAATGAAGGTTACTCCATTTGAAGACAGTGCCTGGCAATGTACTAAAATAGGAGGAGGGCCGGTTCCTATAAAAACAGATGAAGGCTGGTTGCTTTTTTATCACGGAGTGATCAACACCTGCAGAGGGTTCAGGTACTCTATGGGCGCTGCTTTGCTCGATCTGGAAGATCCTACGAAAGTATTGTTCAGGACAAAATCTTACCTGTTGGCTCCAGCAGAAGTGTATGAACTTACCGGGGATGTTCCGAATGTGGTTTTCCCTTGTGCAGCCTTATCGGAAGGAGATAAAGTAACTGTATATTATGGTGCTGCAGATACTGTTGTTTCTATGGCATTCGGATATATTTCCGAAATTATTGACTTTATGAAAAACAATTCTATATAA